From Anopheles maculipalpis chromosome X, idAnoMacuDA_375_x, whole genome shotgun sequence:
CAAAGCCCGACAACAACATTAACGTTACGTTACGCTTGCTACATCTTTGTCTTTTAAGCAATACAGGATTGCTTCCACTATTTACTTTTCGCACGAAAAACACTCCAAAAAAACCTCCTTTTCCATCTTATTTTCTCGAGAGGTCTTTGAATCAGGAAAGACTCTTTCCTGCGTACTGAGCTACGGATTTGATATCGATTCTGGATCGTTCTGATTATTAGATGATGACCTAATTTGATGACCTAATCGAGTTCCTGTTTGGTAATTTGGCAGACACAACATTTTGAGTGAAAATTCTGCTCAAGCATGTTGGAAAGTCTAGCCACTTGCACTCGAACAGTCAAATATGCCGATAGGCTTGATGGTGTGTTGATTGAAGATGGCGCAGCGTTTGATTGACACATTCTTCTAAAATTACAACCACAAACTAATTACTGGCAAAACCCTGACAATACATACCACAGCAAACCCATAAAACCATCATCCGTTGGGTGTACCATCACGTGACCCTCCTGCAGATTCGATGGCGCGTTCAACTTCATCATCACCGTGTCGCTCGTACCGAGCGACAAAGCTAACCAGTCCTTTCCCACGTTCATTCCGGCAAGCGCCGACAGATTGTCCCCGGTGAACGCCACCACCCGGCAGGCCGTGTTGAAGTTGTAACGCTgcacaaaaaacgaaccaatcGCACCGATGATCGTAGCAGCCGGCACGGGTTCACCCAGCTTCGCACGCAACCCGGGCGCACACGCGGCCAAACATTCGTCCGACCAGTCCCGGGTACGCACGTCCAGCAGATTCATCCCGGACCCGTCCGAACAATCGATCGGCGCCACATCGCCAAGAAAGACGGACGCGAGAAAGCTGCTCACCAACGATATGCGCTCCGTGTTGCGATAACAGTCGGGCCGTTGCTGAAAGATGCGCCTTATCTGTGGCCCGGTAAACCGTTCGTAACACCGGGAACCGGTTATCTGCACCATGCGCTCCCGGCCACCGACCCCGGTTTCCATCTCCTCGCACTGCCGCCCGGTTGTACCATCCATCCAGATTGGTGTCCGGTGGACGGTGAAGGCGGAATCGTCTAGCTGCGTGTGGAGAAACTTGTCCGCGTCTAGATTGCGGAGCGTTTCGATACCGGACCGTGACCAGTAGAGGGAACCGTGCTGTTGTGCGGAACCGCTCAGTGCGACGACGGTGCTTAGGTCGGCACCCTGTACGACTATCCGGTCCAGTACCATATCGAGCGCCTTGATCCACATGACCGGTTGGACGTAAAATCTAAAATGTTGGAGGTGGGtaggaggggggaggggatggataaaaacaaatgttaaaatgaGTAAGAGCTACAAGTACGAGGAAAATATTGAGATAGCATACTCATTTTTCGCCGTTCCTGCGTTCACGCCAC
This genomic window contains:
- the LOC126556922 gene encoding xylulose kinase, coding for MQSANETYLGLDLSTQKLKAVLLNANLENVAHAEVKFDSDLPEFRTTGGVNAGTAKNEFYVQPVMWIKALDMVLDRIVVQGADLSTVVALSGSAQQHGSLYWSRSGIETLRNLDADKFLHTQLDDSAFTVHRTPIWMDGTTGRQCEEMETGVGGRERMVQITGSRCYERFTGPQIRRIFQQRPDCYRNTERISLVSSFLASVFLGDVAPIDCSDGSGMNLLDVRTRDWSDECLAACAPGLRAKLGEPVPAATIIGAIGSFFVQRYNFNTACRVVAFTGDNLSALAGMNVGKDWLALSLGTSDTVMMKLNAPSNLQEGHVMVHPTDDGFMGLLCFRNGSLVRDIFKRAEANDNWENFSELLDSTPRGNFGNLALHFLSKEILPPVKGSLRWNKNSNLTSVELAKGVLKYSSPQTEIRALVEGQMLTRKTYATEMGFSFGENTKILATGGASANRSILQVASDVFNAPVYTQRTTEAALIGAAFRAKYVLSVARAKESPCGDGKGVTNAPGPYYDFIANLLPHSVTRVCDPSKDSEEIYGAMVERYRAMVSFMMEQQD